Proteins from one Paraburkholderia acidisoli genomic window:
- a CDS encoding LysE family translocator, whose product MSPVAAVASILAAVLLGAMSPGPSFVLVARNSIGLSRRDGVATALGMGAGAICFSGIALAGLYTLLATVAWLYAALKIAGGVYLLYIASRIWRGAGQPVTVDKSHAPDARPGRSFWSGLTTQLSNPKTAVAYGSIFVALLPQHPPLWCYFALPPLLFAIETGWYCVVALCFSSQRPRDLYLRAKSGIDRVAATAIAALGLRLIVSAGHRGL is encoded by the coding sequence ATGTCGCCCGTTGCCGCCGTAGCCAGCATTCTCGCCGCCGTCCTGCTCGGCGCCATGAGTCCGGGACCGAGCTTCGTGCTCGTCGCGCGTAATTCGATCGGCCTCTCGCGGCGCGACGGCGTCGCCACTGCGCTTGGCATGGGAGCGGGCGCGATCTGCTTCTCCGGCATCGCCCTCGCGGGTCTCTACACCTTGCTCGCCACGGTCGCCTGGCTGTACGCCGCGCTGAAGATCGCGGGCGGCGTCTATCTGCTCTACATCGCCTCGCGCATCTGGCGCGGAGCCGGTCAACCCGTGACGGTCGACAAGAGCCACGCGCCCGATGCGCGTCCCGGCCGGTCGTTCTGGAGCGGTCTCACCACGCAACTCAGCAACCCGAAGACGGCCGTGGCCTACGGCAGCATTTTCGTTGCGCTGCTACCGCAGCATCCGCCGCTGTGGTGCTATTTCGCGCTGCCGCCGCTCTTGTTTGCGATCGAAACCGGCTGGTATTGCGTGGTCGCACTGTGCTTTTCCAGCCAGCGCCCGCGCGACCTGTATCTGCGCGCGAAAAGCGGCATCGACCGCGTGGCCGCAACGGCCATTGCCGCGCTCGGCCTGCGCCTCATCGTGAGCGCGGGACATCGCGGCCTGTAA
- a CDS encoding TetR/AcrR family transcriptional regulator, giving the protein METKLTVREQILDHAITLMMLRGYNGFSYRDLSTLVGVKTSSIHYYFPSKDDLVLEAVNQYSDAVMVGLQSVDPALPARDKLATYTKLFGKTLGDGDQICLCGMLAADIESLPETVRQAVQAFFNANESWLASVLAQGAKEGTLIVKGDPESAARTLFAALQGSVLASRLFHTKSRLEDVEAMWRVAR; this is encoded by the coding sequence ATGGAAACGAAGTTGACGGTGCGGGAACAGATTCTCGACCACGCCATTACGTTAATGATGCTGCGGGGCTACAACGGTTTTAGCTACCGCGACCTCTCTACGCTGGTGGGAGTGAAGACGTCGAGCATCCACTATTACTTTCCGTCGAAGGACGATCTGGTGCTCGAAGCCGTGAACCAGTACAGCGACGCGGTAATGGTGGGTTTGCAGTCGGTCGATCCCGCGCTGCCGGCGCGCGACAAGTTGGCAACGTACACGAAGCTGTTCGGCAAAACGTTGGGCGATGGCGATCAGATTTGTCTATGCGGCATGCTCGCCGCCGACATCGAGTCGCTGCCCGAGACCGTGCGGCAAGCAGTACAGGCCTTCTTCAACGCCAACGAAAGCTGGCTCGCCAGTGTGCTGGCGCAAGGTGCGAAGGAAGGCACGCTGATCGTGAAAGGCGACCCCGAAAGCGCGGCGCGCACGCTGTTTGCCGCGCTCCAGGGCAGTGTGCTGGCAAGCCGCCTGTTTCATACGAAGTCGCGGCTCGAAGATGTCGAAGCCATGTGGCGCGTGGCTCGATGA
- a CDS encoding organic hydroperoxide resistance protein, whose product MSIEKVLYRAEANVTGGRDGRAVIPASNLDLKLTTPRELGGAGGDGTNPEQLFAAGYSACFIGAMKFVSARDKIALPQDLSITGNVGIGQIPNGFGIEVELKISLPGMDRAAAQALVDKAHIVCPYSNATRGNIDVTLTIV is encoded by the coding sequence ATGTCGATCGAAAAAGTCCTCTACCGCGCCGAAGCCAACGTTACCGGCGGTCGCGACGGCCGTGCCGTGATCCCCGCCAGCAACCTCGACCTCAAGCTCACCACGCCGCGCGAACTCGGCGGCGCGGGCGGCGACGGCACCAACCCGGAACAACTGTTCGCAGCAGGCTATAGCGCATGCTTCATCGGCGCGATGAAGTTCGTCTCGGCGCGCGACAAGATCGCCCTGCCCCAGGATCTGTCGATCACGGGCAACGTCGGCATCGGCCAGATCCCGAACGGCTTCGGTATCGAAGTGGAACTGAAGATCTCGCTGCCGGGCATGGACCGCGCGGCCGCCCAGGCGCTCGTCGACAAGGCCCACATCGTGTGCCCGTACTCGAACGCCACGCGCGGCAACATCGACGTCACGCTGACGATCGTCTAA
- the recD gene encoding exodeoxyribonuclease V subunit alpha yields the protein MTKRRTSTQGQPGQIGVTGDLFADLDLPDSAAASDAIQVAQTMPHASRESATQMLSVLDHWVERGWLRTLDAAFARFLWTEVPHSAPLLLLAAALASHQLGRGHVCLDLQATLDDPTFALSLPPDGPQMLAAVPAQPPAEVLAGVTLAQWQAALAAPDLVALEAAGAAANTPLVLAGTRLYLRRYWQYEQDVRAGIERRLARGAQLETALPLDMARATLDALFAPSAQKKPGTTRADWQKLACALAARSAFSIVTGGPGTGKTTTVVRLLALLQTLALGRASGAAHETSARPLRIRLAAPTGKAAARLNESIAGAVERLPFDALQSHVDSNALRKAIPTVVTTLHRVLGTRPGSRRFRHDAANPLPVDVLVIDEASMVDLEMMAAVLDALPPSARLILLGDKDQLASVEAGAVLGELCDRAREGHYTEATRAWLEAATGEHIDAAMLDAHGLPLDQAIAMLRESHRFAADSGIGALSEFVNAGDAVGVAKIWARGYADLARIVCPAADDGALRALIVDGRAGETHDARRQGYRHYLDTMHATRPEAGAAPNALGAWAAGVLAAHGAFQLLCALRRGPWGVDGLNRRVARLLHEEGLIEPRGDWYAGRPVLVTHNDYELGLMNGDIGIALDLPVAPGEPPVLRVAFPAGDGSGGVKWVSPSRLQGVETVFALTVHKSQGSEFTHAALMLPDTFSPILTRELVYTGITRARAFLTLAVPEGRSVLDRAVQSKVQRASGLMAGLVSDARRESLPA from the coding sequence ATGACAAAGCGCCGTACATCAACGCAAGGGCAGCCAGGACAGATCGGCGTGACGGGCGATTTGTTCGCGGACCTCGATCTGCCCGATTCGGCCGCAGCGTCCGACGCAATTCAAGTTGCACAGACCATGCCGCATGCGTCGCGCGAATCGGCCACGCAGATGTTGAGCGTGCTCGATCATTGGGTCGAGCGCGGCTGGTTGCGCACGCTCGATGCGGCGTTCGCGCGATTCCTCTGGACCGAGGTGCCGCACAGTGCGCCGTTGTTGTTGCTCGCGGCCGCGCTCGCGAGCCATCAACTCGGGCGCGGCCACGTCTGCCTCGATTTGCAGGCAACGCTCGACGATCCCACCTTCGCGCTCTCGTTGCCGCCCGACGGGCCGCAAATGCTGGCTGCCGTGCCCGCGCAACCGCCCGCCGAGGTGCTGGCGGGCGTGACGCTCGCGCAATGGCAGGCGGCGCTCGCGGCGCCGGATCTGGTCGCGCTAGAGGCTGCCGGCGCGGCGGCCAACACGCCGCTCGTGCTGGCCGGTACGCGTCTTTATCTGCGGCGCTACTGGCAATACGAGCAAGACGTGCGCGCGGGCATCGAGCGACGCCTCGCGCGCGGCGCGCAACTCGAAACGGCGTTGCCGCTCGACATGGCGCGCGCCACGCTTGACGCGCTGTTCGCACCGTCCGCGCAGAAGAAGCCGGGCACTACGCGCGCGGACTGGCAAAAGCTGGCGTGCGCGCTCGCGGCGCGCAGCGCGTTCAGCATCGTGACGGGCGGGCCGGGCACGGGTAAGACGACCACCGTCGTCAGGTTGTTGGCACTCCTGCAGACCTTGGCACTCGGCCGCGCGAGCGGCGCGGCCCATGAGACGAGCGCGAGGCCGTTGCGCATTCGTCTCGCGGCGCCTACCGGCAAAGCGGCGGCGCGGCTGAACGAGTCGATTGCGGGAGCGGTCGAGCGATTGCCGTTCGACGCGTTGCAATCGCATGTCGATTCCAATGCGCTGCGCAAGGCGATTCCCACGGTCGTGACCACGCTGCATCGCGTATTGGGCACACGTCCCGGTAGCCGCCGGTTTCGCCATGACGCCGCGAATCCGTTGCCGGTGGATGTGCTGGTGATCGACGAAGCCTCGATGGTCGATCTCGAGATGATGGCCGCCGTGCTCGATGCGCTGCCGCCTTCGGCACGGCTCATTCTGCTCGGCGACAAGGACCAGCTCGCGTCGGTGGAAGCGGGCGCCGTGCTCGGCGAACTCTGCGATCGCGCGCGCGAAGGTCACTACACGGAAGCAACGCGTGCGTGGCTCGAAGCGGCTACGGGCGAACATATTGATGCCGCGATGCTCGACGCGCACGGCTTGCCGCTCGATCAGGCGATCGCGATGCTGCGCGAAAGCCATCGCTTCGCTGCGGATAGCGGTATCGGCGCCTTGTCGGAATTCGTCAACGCGGGCGATGCCGTGGGCGTCGCGAAGATCTGGGCGCGCGGTTACGCCGATCTCGCACGCATCGTGTGCCCGGCCGCCGACGACGGCGCGCTGCGCGCGCTGATCGTCGATGGACGCGCGGGCGAAACGCACGACGCGCGTCGCCAGGGTTATCGGCACTATCTCGACACGATGCACGCCACGCGCCCGGAAGCCGGCGCCGCCCCGAATGCGCTCGGCGCGTGGGCCGCAGGCGTGCTCGCGGCCCACGGTGCGTTTCAGCTGCTATGCGCGTTGCGGCGCGGGCCGTGGGGCGTGGACGGACTCAATCGCCGCGTCGCGCGGCTGCTGCACGAAGAAGGGCTGATCGAGCCGCGCGGCGACTGGTATGCCGGGCGACCCGTGCTCGTCACGCACAACGACTACGAACTCGGTCTCATGAACGGCGATATCGGTATTGCGCTCGACTTGCCCGTAGCGCCCGGCGAGCCGCCGGTGTTGCGCGTGGCGTTCCCGGCCGGAGACGGGTCGGGCGGCGTGAAGTGGGTGTCGCCGAGCCGCTTGCAAGGCGTCGAGACCGTGTTCGCGCTCACGGTCCATAAATCGCAGGGCTCGGAGTTCACGCACGCCGCGCTCATGTTGCCCGACACGTTCAGCCCGATCCTGACGCGCGAACTCGTCTACACCGGCATCACGCGCGCGCGTGCGTTTCTCACGCTCGCCGTACCCGAGGGACGCTCTGTGCTCGACCGCGCGGTGCAGTCGAAAGTGCAGCGCGCGAGCGGCCTCATGGCGGGACTCGTGAGCGATGCGCGGCGCGAATCGTTGCCGGCCTGA
- the recB gene encoding exodeoxyribonuclease V subunit beta — protein MNALDNMDALVLDPLRFPLYGSRLIEASAGTGKTFTIAMLYVRLVLGHGALNADADADDLPGNAGLFGASRTSGRALTPPEILVVTFTDAATKELRERIRARLIEAAECFRADADDVPFLAPGQDLLHDLREDYPPEQWPACARRLQLAAEWMDEAAVSTIHGWCNRMLSEHAFDSDSLFSQTLETDQTELRAEVVRDYWRTFMAPLDARCAAEVRDWFASPDALHRSLRGLLAHADLLPDAREPQAALLDARAQAQAELAALKAPWRVWIDEVEALLNAARAAKQFNGAKLKTNHSEAWLGKLRDWANTPEMAHPGFDDKAAVWTRLTPAGLQEIWKGEAPAHPAFVAMETLRESLASPTQAKQEVLCHAARWIARRFEEEEARRSQMGFDDLLTRLLAALKRENGPRLAEIIRKQYPVALIDEFQDTDPVQYQIFDSVYRIASNDIDTAIVLIGDPKQAIYAFRGADIYTYLQARRACEGRLYTLKKNFRSTRAMVDAVNRCFDAAESRSQGSGAFLFRSADGQENALPFVAADANGRPETLVAAGQPLGALNIWRLPSATDGKPLSNKAYFAGMAASCATEMVRLLNLGLHGEAGFESERGLRALQPADMAVLVNNREEARAIREALALRGVRSVYLSDRDSVYQTPQADELRYWLAACAEPDDGRLVRTALASATLGLSWAELDALGRDELAWEARVLQFRGYRECWRKKGVLPMLRRLFNDFHVPQRLLGESASAGLNGERALTNLLHLAELLQQASTQLDGEHALIRYLDEQREDESAGGGGDARQLRLESDAGLVQVVTIHKSKGLEYPLVFLPFACAHRAVKPDDMPFKWHDEAGRLRVTLEADAHVLHQADRERLGEDLRKLYVALTRARYATWIGYAAVSDVEGSAFGYLLNGGAAIAGEETESLLDALRGPCADIAVSSAPEPARDVLALRDTGVQRGHARTMAYRERERWWIASYSSLKTVEASIGEGVPVEVDESRGAPDTRGEDVFLELLDASMPPDEDDGYGSGAEMRVTPALAPMHGFERGADAGSFLHELMEWAADEGFANIVKADARETVRDMVARRCNVRGWSHWIDTLTDWLIELASTPLRLPDIDDEPVTPVALQSLESTSYMAEMEFWVTARSVDTLELDQLVTAMTLDSEARPALDAAQLNGMLKGFIDLVFEHEGRYYVADYKSNWLGPDDASYTSAKMRAQILHSRYELQYVLYLFALHRLLKSRLPDYEYERHIGGAVYLFLRGGRSQGQGLHCERPPRELIDALDALFAHGDALEKLA, from the coding sequence ATGAACGCGCTCGATAACATGGACGCGCTGGTCCTCGATCCGCTGCGGTTTCCGCTGTACGGCAGCCGGTTGATCGAAGCGAGCGCGGGCACGGGCAAGACCTTCACGATCGCCATGCTCTATGTGCGGCTCGTGCTCGGTCACGGCGCCTTGAATGCCGATGCCGATGCCGATGACCTCCCCGGCAACGCCGGTCTGTTCGGTGCATCGCGTACGTCTGGCCGCGCGCTCACGCCACCCGAAATTCTGGTCGTGACGTTCACGGACGCCGCCACCAAGGAGCTACGCGAGCGTATTCGCGCGCGCTTGATCGAAGCCGCCGAATGCTTCCGCGCGGATGCGGACGACGTGCCGTTTCTCGCTCCGGGGCAGGACCTGTTGCACGACCTGCGCGAGGACTATCCGCCGGAGCAATGGCCCGCCTGTGCGCGCCGCTTGCAACTCGCGGCCGAATGGATGGACGAGGCCGCGGTCTCGACCATTCACGGCTGGTGCAATCGCATGCTCAGCGAGCATGCGTTCGACAGTGACAGCCTGTTTTCGCAAACGCTCGAAACCGATCAGACGGAATTGCGCGCGGAAGTCGTGCGCGATTACTGGCGCACGTTCATGGCGCCGCTCGACGCGCGATGCGCGGCCGAAGTCCGCGACTGGTTCGCAAGCCCCGACGCGCTCCATCGATCGCTGCGCGGATTGCTCGCGCACGCAGACCTGTTACCAGACGCACGCGAACCGCAAGCGGCGTTGCTCGACGCGCGCGCGCAAGCGCAAGCCGAACTCGCTGCGTTGAAGGCACCGTGGCGCGTGTGGATCGACGAGGTCGAAGCGCTGTTGAACGCTGCGCGTGCCGCGAAGCAGTTCAACGGCGCGAAGCTCAAGACGAATCACAGCGAAGCGTGGCTCGGCAAGTTGCGCGATTGGGCGAATACCCCCGAGATGGCGCATCCCGGGTTCGACGACAAGGCGGCCGTCTGGACGCGCCTGACGCCCGCTGGACTCCAGGAAATCTGGAAGGGCGAGGCGCCGGCGCATCCCGCGTTCGTTGCGATGGAAACGTTGCGCGAGTCGCTGGCCTCGCCCACGCAGGCGAAGCAGGAGGTGCTGTGTCACGCGGCGCGCTGGATTGCACGACGTTTCGAGGAAGAGGAGGCGCGCCGCTCGCAGATGGGCTTCGACGATCTGCTCACGCGTTTGCTGGCCGCGCTGAAACGCGAGAACGGGCCGCGTCTTGCTGAGATCATCCGCAAGCAATATCCGGTTGCGTTGATCGACGAGTTCCAGGACACAGACCCGGTTCAGTATCAGATTTTCGATTCGGTCTACCGTATCGCGTCGAACGACATCGATACGGCAATCGTCTTGATCGGCGATCCGAAGCAGGCGATCTACGCGTTTCGCGGTGCCGACATTTATACCTATCTGCAAGCGCGGCGTGCGTGCGAGGGGCGTCTCTATACGCTGAAAAAGAATTTCCGCTCCACGCGCGCCATGGTCGACGCGGTCAACCGTTGCTTCGACGCGGCAGAGTCGCGGTCCCAAGGCAGCGGTGCGTTTCTGTTTCGGAGTGCCGACGGCCAGGAGAATGCGCTGCCGTTCGTCGCCGCCGACGCGAATGGCCGTCCCGAGACGCTGGTCGCAGCGGGCCAGCCGCTCGGGGCGCTCAACATCTGGCGTTTGCCCTCCGCGACGGATGGCAAGCCGCTCAGCAACAAGGCCTATTTTGCGGGGATGGCCGCGAGTTGCGCGACGGAAATGGTGCGTCTGCTCAACCTCGGTCTGCACGGGGAGGCAGGCTTCGAAAGCGAGCGGGGCTTGCGCGCGCTGCAACCGGCCGACATGGCCGTGCTCGTGAACAATCGCGAGGAAGCGCGCGCGATTCGCGAGGCGCTGGCTTTGCGCGGCGTGCGCAGCGTGTATCTTTCCGACCGCGACTCGGTGTACCAAACGCCGCAAGCGGACGAACTGCGCTACTGGCTGGCCGCGTGCGCGGAGCCCGACGACGGCCGGCTCGTGCGTACGGCACTGGCGAGCGCGACGCTCGGCCTCTCGTGGGCCGAACTCGACGCGTTGGGCCGCGACGAACTCGCCTGGGAAGCGCGCGTGCTGCAATTTCGCGGCTATCGCGAGTGCTGGCGCAAGAAGGGCGTGCTGCCCATGCTGCGGCGTCTCTTCAACGACTTTCACGTGCCGCAGCGTTTGCTTGGCGAATCCGCGAGCGCAGGTCTCAATGGCGAACGCGCGCTGACCAATCTCCTGCATCTCGCCGAGTTGCTCCAGCAGGCGAGCACGCAACTCGACGGCGAGCACGCGCTGATTCGCTACCTCGACGAACAACGCGAGGACGAGAGTGCGGGCGGTGGCGGCGACGCGCGGCAATTGCGGCTCGAAAGCGACGCGGGACTCGTTCAGGTCGTGACGATCCATAAGTCGAAGGGGCTGGAATATCCACTCGTGTTCCTGCCGTTCGCGTGCGCGCACCGCGCGGTGAAACCCGACGACATGCCGTTCAAATGGCACGACGAAGCGGGGCGGCTCCGCGTCACGCTCGAAGCCGATGCGCACGTGCTGCATCAGGCGGACCGCGAACGCCTGGGCGAGGACTTGCGCAAGCTTTATGTGGCGCTCACGCGCGCGCGCTACGCCACGTGGATCGGTTATGCGGCGGTCTCGGATGTCGAGGGCAGTGCGTTCGGATATCTGCTCAACGGCGGGGCGGCGATTGCCGGTGAGGAGACCGAATCATTGCTCGATGCGTTGCGCGGACCGTGTGCCGACATCGCCGTCTCGTCCGCGCCGGAGCCGGCTCGTGATGTGCTCGCGTTGCGCGACACGGGCGTGCAGCGTGGCCACGCGCGCACAATGGCGTATCGCGAACGCGAGCGTTGGTGGATCGCGAGTTATTCGAGTTTGAAGACCGTCGAAGCGTCGATAGGCGAAGGCGTTCCCGTCGAAGTGGACGAGTCGCGCGGCGCGCCCGATACGCGCGGCGAAGACGTGTTCCTCGAACTGCTCGACGCGAGCATGCCGCCTGACGAAGACGACGGGTACGGCAGCGGCGCGGAAATGCGGGTCACGCCCGCGCTCGCGCCGATGCACGGTTTCGAACGCGGCGCGGACGCGGGCAGCTTTCTGCACGAACTCATGGAGTGGGCCGCCGACGAAGGCTTCGCGAACATCGTGAAAGCCGACGCGCGCGAGACGGTGCGCGATATGGTCGCGCGCCGCTGCAATGTGCGCGGCTGGTCGCATTGGATCGACACCCTGACCGACTGGCTGATCGAACTCGCGAGTACGCCGCTTCGTCTGCCCGATATCGACGACGAGCCCGTTACGCCGGTGGCGTTGCAATCGCTCGAATCAACGTCGTATATGGCCGAAATGGAGTTCTGGGTCACGGCGCGTTCGGTCGATACGCTCGAACTCGATCAGCTCGTCACCGCCATGACACTCGATAGCGAAGCGCGTCCCGCACTCGACGCCGCACAACTGAACGGCATGCTCAAAGGCTTTATCGACCTCGTGTTCGAGCACGAAGGACGTTATTACGTGGCCGACTACAAGTCGAACTGGCTCGGCCCCGACGACGCGTCGTATACGTCCGCGAAAATGCGCGCGCAGATTCTGCATTCACGCTATGAACTGCAATACGTGCTGTATTTGTTCGCGCTGCATCGATTGCTGAAATCGCGCTTGCCGGACTACGAGTACGAGCGCCATATCGGCGGCGCCGTGTATTTGTTTTTGCGCGGGGGACGCTCGCAAGGGCAAGGCTTGCATTGCGAGCGACCGCCGCGCGAATTGATCGACGCGCTCGATGCACTCTTTGCCCATGGCGATGCGCTGGAGAAGCTGGCATGA